Proteins from a single region of Halorubrum sp. 2020YC2:
- a CDS encoding helix-turn-helix transcriptional regulator — MYDLTGFQRDLLYVIAGLDDPHGLAIKDELENYYEKEIHHGRLYPNLDTLVEKGLVEKSQRDRRTNEYTTTRRGAREIQARAEWESEYIDHSA, encoded by the coding sequence ATGTATGATCTCACTGGCTTTCAGCGCGACTTACTGTACGTAATCGCCGGCCTTGATGATCCGCACGGGCTCGCAATCAAGGACGAACTTGAGAACTACTACGAAAAGGAGATCCACCATGGTCGTCTCTATCCAAATCTCGACACGCTGGTTGAGAAGGGACTTGTCGAGAAAAGTCAACGCGATAGACGGACCAACGAGTACACTACCACACGACGGGGGGCTAGAGAGATTCAGGCGCGAGCTGAATGGGAAAGTGAGTACATCGACCACAGCGCCTGA
- a CDS encoding HD domain-containing protein, with protein MKAIKDSVHGHVRLGDVAAELVDTPAFQRLRHIKQLSTVRLVYPSANHTRFEHSLGVYHLARSAIDGLGVDDDTAAHVRAAAMLHDVGHGPYGHQTEGIIRRATGRDHDDVRWLLTDGDREVCQVLERNGLDPERVAALIDGEGALGPLVSGELDVDRMDYLVRDAHHTGVPYGTVDTGRLVTELRLVGGDGSGKSADLVLDEGNVATAESLLVARSLMNAVVYRHHVSRVAGAMLERACERYLDRTETDVEAFRRMADHDLLVELRDRVPALGERIERRDLYKRAVWAELDEVPAGTVDAGRAEERAAEREIAEAVGVDRDAVVVDIPSRPALKESGSAVVVDGVPQRLEDASELVTGLRAAERRRWTLGVYCPAEHVDAVSTAAREVLGLRATDRAAV; from the coding sequence ATGAAGGCCATCAAGGACAGCGTCCACGGCCACGTCCGGCTCGGCGACGTCGCCGCCGAGCTGGTCGACACGCCGGCGTTCCAGCGGCTGCGACACATCAAACAGCTGTCCACGGTCCGGCTCGTCTACCCCTCCGCGAACCACACCCGGTTCGAGCACAGCCTCGGCGTCTACCACCTCGCGCGCAGCGCGATAGACGGGCTCGGCGTCGACGACGACACCGCCGCGCACGTCCGCGCCGCGGCGATGCTCCACGACGTGGGCCACGGCCCGTACGGCCACCAGACCGAGGGAATCATCCGGCGCGCGACCGGCCGCGACCACGACGACGTGCGGTGGCTCCTCACCGACGGGGACCGCGAAGTCTGTCAGGTCCTCGAACGGAACGGCTTAGACCCCGAGCGCGTCGCCGCCCTGATCGACGGCGAGGGGGCCTTGGGGCCGCTCGTCTCGGGCGAACTCGACGTGGACCGCATGGACTACCTCGTGCGCGACGCCCACCACACCGGCGTCCCGTACGGCACGGTCGACACCGGCCGGCTCGTCACCGAACTCCGGCTGGTCGGCGGCGACGGGTCCGGGAAGTCCGCCGACCTCGTCTTGGACGAGGGGAACGTCGCCACCGCCGAGAGCCTGCTCGTCGCGCGCTCGCTGATGAACGCCGTCGTCTACCGCCACCACGTCTCCCGGGTCGCCGGCGCGATGCTGGAGCGCGCCTGCGAGCGGTACCTCGACCGCACGGAGACGGACGTCGAGGCGTTCCGCCGGATGGCGGACCACGACCTCCTCGTCGAGCTCCGCGACCGCGTCCCGGCGCTGGGCGAGCGCATCGAGCGCCGCGACCTCTACAAGCGGGCGGTCTGGGCCGAACTCGACGAGGTGCCCGCGGGGACGGTCGACGCGGGCCGCGCCGAGGAGCGGGCCGCCGAGCGCGAGATTGCCGAGGCCGTCGGGGTCGACCGCGACGCGGTGGTCGTCGACATCCCCTCGCGCCCGGCGCTCAAGGAGTCCGGCTCCGCCGTCGTCGTCGACGGCGTCCCCCAGCGACTGGAGGACGCCTCGGAGCTGGTGACCGGGCTCCGCGCCGCCGAGCGCCGCCGCTGGACGCTCGGGGTCTACTGTCCGGCCGAGCACGTCGACGCCGTCTCGACGGCGGCGCGAGAGGTTCTGGGGCTGCGCGCGACCGACCGAGCCGCCGTCTGA
- a CDS encoding plastocyanin/azurin family copper-binding protein, which yields MSRTPSTSRRRALALAAGGTLGTLAGCLGSFGPFGDDGNDGSDDEFVDTTDTPEPEYGHWFDADSGYAGTVDRRGDDRVTIAVGAGNGLRLDPAAVWVDYDTTVRWEWTGEAGVHDVVTYDGPAAIESKLVDGADHEYAVTVSEADEGVTRYSCRPHQGVGERGAIVVGPDVESYVTEYDTTPVDYGDWFAETPNASTTANPLRRDAVTVRVGGPGGYDPEAEEWDTAPVYETPALRVTPGTTVRWRWVPGAGEHSVTAEDGSFESDLVAVEAAESPEDQEDEHVFEHSFSEPGIHRYACERHRENGMRGAVVVEPSRH from the coding sequence GTGTCACGAACGCCCTCCACTTCTCGTCGCCGCGCGCTGGCGCTGGCGGCGGGCGGAACGCTCGGAACGCTCGCCGGCTGCCTCGGGTCGTTTGGTCCGTTCGGTGACGACGGAAACGACGGCTCCGACGACGAGTTCGTCGACACGACCGATACCCCGGAGCCGGAGTACGGCCACTGGTTCGACGCCGACAGCGGCTACGCCGGGACGGTCGACCGGCGCGGGGACGACCGAGTCACGATCGCGGTCGGCGCCGGCAACGGGCTCCGGCTCGACCCGGCGGCGGTGTGGGTCGACTACGACACGACGGTCCGCTGGGAGTGGACCGGCGAGGCCGGCGTCCACGACGTGGTGACGTACGACGGTCCCGCGGCGATCGAGTCGAAACTCGTCGACGGGGCGGACCACGAGTACGCGGTCACCGTGAGCGAGGCCGACGAGGGGGTCACCCGGTACTCCTGTCGCCCGCATCAGGGCGTCGGCGAACGCGGGGCGATCGTCGTCGGCCCGGACGTCGAGTCGTACGTCACGGAGTACGACACGACGCCCGTCGATTACGGCGACTGGTTCGCGGAGACCCCGAACGCCTCGACGACGGCGAACCCGCTCCGGAGGGACGCGGTCACCGTCCGGGTCGGCGGTCCCGGAGGGTACGACCCGGAGGCCGAGGAGTGGGACACCGCCCCCGTCTACGAGACGCCGGCACTTCGCGTGACCCCCGGGACGACGGTCAGGTGGCGCTGGGTCCCCGGCGCGGGCGAACACAGCGTCACCGCCGAGGACGGCTCGTTCGAGAGCGACCTCGTCGCCGTCGAGGCCGCCGAGTCCCCCGAAGATCAGGAGGACGAACACGTCTTCGAGCACTCCTTCTCGGAGCCGGGGATTCACCGGTACGCCTGCGAGCGCCACCGCGAGAACGGGATGCGCGGTGCGGTCGTCGTCGAGCCGTCTCGGCACTGA
- a CDS encoding PAS domain-containing protein produces MYLKDTEGRYVFVNAEYERLFDVDTEDLVGQYDEDIHPPEVAETVQANDLRVLETGEPLEVEEQITVDGNDRTYLSLKVPVLDTAGEAEGVFGVSTEITERKNENNNSKGSIGPFRGYWQQRRSKKSLNVALLPHARF; encoded by the coding sequence ATGTATCTGAAAGATACAGAGGGGCGGTACGTGTTTGTGAATGCTGAATATGAGCGCTTGTTCGACGTCGATACGGAGGACCTCGTCGGTCAGTATGATGAGGACATCCACCCACCCGAAGTAGCAGAGACTGTCCAAGCGAACGATCTCCGTGTGCTTGAGACAGGCGAACCACTTGAAGTTGAAGAGCAGATTACGGTGGATGGTAACGACCGGACGTATCTCTCATTGAAAGTCCCGGTGTTGGATACTGCTGGCGAAGCCGAGGGTGTGTTCGGCGTGTCCACGGAGATTACTGAACGCAAAAACGAGAACAACAACTCGAAGGGCTCAATCGGGCCATTCCGCGGCTATTGGCAGCAGAGACGGTCGAAGAAGTCGCTGAACGTGGCGTTATTGCCGCACGCGAGATTTTAG
- a CDS encoding response regulator: protein MHLLCVDDEADFLDLTATYLQRNLPTATIHTATRVADAREIIETEPIVCVVSDYEMPEQNGLEFLHTVRETHSDLPFILFTGKGSEEIASEAISAGVTDYLQKRGPEQYDRLATRIRHAVAEYQTKRDLRERVKELTAIQTISDVLVDSDGQSEGQLQQVVTHLPQSLQFPEEAVASLTIDETEFTSPEYEPPVEQFTVHDVTTAGNEVTLTIGYTTNALTEADSDVFLPEEKELLTTILQLVTAYLDRRHVLSDLQEQTVVSTSSSKIRPR, encoded by the coding sequence ATGCATCTTCTCTGCGTCGATGACGAGGCAGATTTCTTAGATCTCACAGCCACGTATTTACAACGGAACCTCCCTACAGCGACAATTCATACTGCGACTCGTGTCGCCGACGCGCGCGAAATCATCGAAACCGAGCCGATTGTGTGTGTGGTGAGTGATTATGAAATGCCGGAGCAGAATGGGCTTGAGTTCCTCCACACGGTTCGTGAAACCCACTCGGACCTACCGTTTATTCTCTTTACTGGGAAGGGCTCAGAAGAAATCGCCAGCGAAGCCATCTCTGCCGGTGTGACTGATTATCTACAGAAACGAGGCCCAGAACAGTACGATCGACTCGCCACACGCATCCGCCACGCAGTTGCTGAGTACCAAACGAAACGTGACCTGCGAGAACGCGTGAAGGAACTCACTGCGATTCAAACAATCAGCGATGTCCTTGTCGACAGTGACGGTCAGTCAGAAGGACAGCTCCAACAAGTTGTCACACATCTTCCACAGTCGCTACAGTTTCCTGAGGAAGCCGTAGCGTCGCTCACCATCGATGAAACTGAGTTCACCTCTCCGGAGTACGAACCACCGGTCGAACAGTTCACAGTCCACGATGTGACCACCGCCGGCAACGAAGTTACGCTGACAATTGGTTACACGACTAACGCTTTGACTGAGGCGGACAGCGATGTGTTTCTCCCGGAAGAAAAGGAATTGCTTACCACCATTCTACAGCTCGTCACAGCGTACCTTGATCGGCGACACGTACTCTCGGATCTACAAGAGCAGACCGTCGTCTCAACCTCATCCTCAAAAATACGACCGCGGTGA